In one window of Mycteria americana isolate JAX WOST 10 ecotype Jacksonville Zoo and Gardens chromosome 24, USCA_MyAme_1.0, whole genome shotgun sequence DNA:
- the KLHL26 gene encoding kelch-like protein 26 isoform X2, with translation MAESGGAEFAAERPSSMADKNSTLKCTFSAPGHSTTLLQGLASLRAQAQLLDVILTINNEVFQVHKVVLAACSDYFRAMFTGGMREASQDVIELKGVSAKGLKHIIDFAYSAEVTLDLDCIQDVLGAAVFLQMVPVVELCEEFLKSAMSVETCLNIGQMATTFSLASLKESVDAFTFRHFLQISEEEDFLHLPLERLVFFLQSNKLKSCSEIDLFRAAVRWLQYDPTRRANASQVLCHIRFPLMKSSELVDSVQTLDIMVEDVLCRQYLLEAFNYQILPFRQHEMQSPRTTIRSDVLSLITFGGTPYTDNDRTVSCKVYYLPDASVRQFKELTEMEVGSSHSCVAVLDNFVYIVGGQHLQYRSGEGAVDICYRYDPHLNQWLRIQAMQESRIQFQLNVLHGMVYATGGRNRSGSLASVEKYCPKNNEWTYVCSLKRRTWGHAGATVGDKLYISGGYGISVEDKKALHCYDPAADQWEFKTPMNEPRVLHAMVSANNRIYALGGRMDHVDRCFDVLAVEYYVPETDQWTTVSPMRAANKKTKTCITY, from the exons CATGGCTGACAAGAACAGCACCCTGAAATGCACGTTCTCTGCTCCTGGCCACAGCACCACTCTACTGCAGGGACTGGCCTCGCTCCGAGCTCAGGCTCAGCTGCTTGATGTCATCCTCACTATAAATAATGAAGTGTTTCAGGTTCATAAAGTTGTCTTGGCTGCCTGCAGTGACTATTTCAG GGCAATGTTCACAGGCGGGATGAGAGAAGCCAGCCAAGATGTGATCgaactgaaaggtgtatctgcaAAAGGACTGAAACACATAATAGACTTTGCGTACAGTGCTGAAGTGACTCTTGATCTTGACTGTATTCAGGATGTACTGGGAGCTGCTGTCTTCCTCCAGATGGTGCCTGTCGTGGAGCTCTGCGAAGAATTTCTGAAGTCTGCCATGAGCGTAGAAACGTGTCTCAATATCGGGCAGATGGCCACCACCTTTAGCCTCGCATCCTTGAAGGAATCAGTAGATGCATTCACTTTTAGGCATTTCCTCCAGATCTCTGAGGAAGAGGATTTCCTCCACCTGCCGCTGGAGCgccttgttttcttcttgcagagCAATAAGCTGAAAAGCTGCAGTGAAATAGACCTCTTCCGTGCTGCAGTCCGCTGGCTGCAATATGACCCAACCCGCCGTGCCAATGCCAGCCAGGTCCTCTGCCACATCCGCTTCCCACTGATGAAATCCTCGGAGCTGGTGGACAGCGTCCAGACCTTGGACATCATGGTGGAAGATGTCTTGTGCCGGCAATATTTGCTGGAAGCGTTCAATTACCAGATCCTGCCCTTTCGTCAGCATGAGATGCAGTCCCCTCGGACCACCATCCGCTCGGATGTCCTGTCCCTCATCACCTTTGGCGGCACTCCCTACACCGATAATGACCGCACTGTGAGCTGCAAAGTCTACTACCTGCCGGATGCCAGCGTGCGCCAGTTTAAGGAGCTCACGGAAATGGAGGTGGGCAGCAGCCACTCTTGTGTGGCTGTGCTTGACAACTTCGTCTACATCGTAGGAGGGCAGCACCTGCAGTACCGGAGTGGCGAGGGAGCTGTGGATATCTGCTACCGTTACGATCCGCACCTGAACCAGTGGCTGCGCATCCaggccatgcaggagagcaggatCCAGTTCCAGCTCAACGTCCTCCACGGTATGGTCTATGCCACTGGTGGGAGGAACCGGTCGGGGAGCTTGGCCTCCGTAGAGAAGTATTGCCCCAAAAATAATGAGTGGACTTACGTGTGCTCCCTGAAACGCAGGACGTGGGGGCATGCTGGAGCTACGGTAGGAGACAAATTATACATATCAGGTGGGTATGGCATTTCAGTGGAAGACAAAAAAGCCCTGCACTGTTATGACCCCGCCGCGGATCAGTGGGAGTTTAAAACCCCAATGAACGAACCCAGAGTTCTGCATGCCATGGTCAGTGCAAATAATAGGATTTACGCTCTGGGAGGCCGCATGGACCATGTTGACCGTTGTTTTGATGTTTTGGCTGTGGAATATTATGTGCCTGAAACAGACCAATGGACAACGGTGAGCCCTATGCGTGCAG caaacaaaaaaaccaaaacctgtatAACATACTGA
- the KLHL26 gene encoding kelch-like protein 26 isoform X4: protein MAESGGAEFAAERPSSMADKNSTLKCTFSAPGHSTTLLQGLASLRAQAQLLDVILTINNEVFQVHKVVLAACSDYFRAMFTGGMREASQDVIELKGVSAKGLKHIIDFAYSAEVTLDLDCIQDVLGAAVFLQMVPVVELCEEFLKSAMSVETCLNIGQMATTFSLASLKESVDAFTFRHFLQISEEEDFLHLPLERLVFFLQSNKLKSCSEIDLFRAAVRWLQYDPTRRANASQVLCHIRFPLMKSSELVDSVQTLDIMVEDVLCRQYLLEAFNYQILPFRQHEMQSPRTTIRSDVLSLITFGGTPYTDNDRTVSCKVYYLPDASVRQFKELTEMEVGSSHSCVAVLDNFVYIVGGQHLQYRSGEGAVDICYRYDPHLNQWLRIQAMQESRIQFQLNVLHGMVYATGGRNRSGSLASVEKYCPKNNEWTYVCSLKRRTWGHAGATVGDKLYISANKKTKTCITY, encoded by the exons CATGGCTGACAAGAACAGCACCCTGAAATGCACGTTCTCTGCTCCTGGCCACAGCACCACTCTACTGCAGGGACTGGCCTCGCTCCGAGCTCAGGCTCAGCTGCTTGATGTCATCCTCACTATAAATAATGAAGTGTTTCAGGTTCATAAAGTTGTCTTGGCTGCCTGCAGTGACTATTTCAG GGCAATGTTCACAGGCGGGATGAGAGAAGCCAGCCAAGATGTGATCgaactgaaaggtgtatctgcaAAAGGACTGAAACACATAATAGACTTTGCGTACAGTGCTGAAGTGACTCTTGATCTTGACTGTATTCAGGATGTACTGGGAGCTGCTGTCTTCCTCCAGATGGTGCCTGTCGTGGAGCTCTGCGAAGAATTTCTGAAGTCTGCCATGAGCGTAGAAACGTGTCTCAATATCGGGCAGATGGCCACCACCTTTAGCCTCGCATCCTTGAAGGAATCAGTAGATGCATTCACTTTTAGGCATTTCCTCCAGATCTCTGAGGAAGAGGATTTCCTCCACCTGCCGCTGGAGCgccttgttttcttcttgcagagCAATAAGCTGAAAAGCTGCAGTGAAATAGACCTCTTCCGTGCTGCAGTCCGCTGGCTGCAATATGACCCAACCCGCCGTGCCAATGCCAGCCAGGTCCTCTGCCACATCCGCTTCCCACTGATGAAATCCTCGGAGCTGGTGGACAGCGTCCAGACCTTGGACATCATGGTGGAAGATGTCTTGTGCCGGCAATATTTGCTGGAAGCGTTCAATTACCAGATCCTGCCCTTTCGTCAGCATGAGATGCAGTCCCCTCGGACCACCATCCGCTCGGATGTCCTGTCCCTCATCACCTTTGGCGGCACTCCCTACACCGATAATGACCGCACTGTGAGCTGCAAAGTCTACTACCTGCCGGATGCCAGCGTGCGCCAGTTTAAGGAGCTCACGGAAATGGAGGTGGGCAGCAGCCACTCTTGTGTGGCTGTGCTTGACAACTTCGTCTACATCGTAGGAGGGCAGCACCTGCAGTACCGGAGTGGCGAGGGAGCTGTGGATATCTGCTACCGTTACGATCCGCACCTGAACCAGTGGCTGCGCATCCaggccatgcaggagagcaggatCCAGTTCCAGCTCAACGTCCTCCACGGTATGGTCTATGCCACTGGTGGGAGGAACCGGTCGGGGAGCTTGGCCTCCGTAGAGAAGTATTGCCCCAAAAATAATGAGTGGACTTACGTGTGCTCCCTGAAACGCAGGACGTGGGGGCATGCTGGAGCTACGGTAGGAGACAAATTATACATATCAG caaacaaaaaaaccaaaacctgtatAACATACTGA
- the KLHL26 gene encoding kelch-like protein 26 isoform X1, translating to MAESGGAEFAAERPSSMADKNSTLKCTFSAPGHSTTLLQGLASLRAQAQLLDVILTINNEVFQVHKVVLAACSDYFRAMFTGGMREASQDVIELKGVSAKGLKHIIDFAYSAEVTLDLDCIQDVLGAAVFLQMVPVVELCEEFLKSAMSVETCLNIGQMATTFSLASLKESVDAFTFRHFLQISEEEDFLHLPLERLVFFLQSNKLKSCSEIDLFRAAVRWLQYDPTRRANASQVLCHIRFPLMKSSELVDSVQTLDIMVEDVLCRQYLLEAFNYQILPFRQHEMQSPRTTIRSDVLSLITFGGTPYTDNDRTVSCKVYYLPDASVRQFKELTEMEVGSSHSCVAVLDNFVYIVGGQHLQYRSGEGAVDICYRYDPHLNQWLRIQAMQESRIQFQLNVLHGMVYATGGRNRSGSLASVEKYCPKNNEWTYVCSLKRRTWGHAGATVGDKLYISGGYGISVEDKKALHCYDPAADQWEFKTPMNEPRVLHAMVSANNRIYALGGRMDHVDRCFDVLAVEYYVPETDQWTTVSPMRAGQSEAGCCLLEKKIYIVGGYNWHLNNVTSIVQVYNTETDEWERDLHFPESFAGIACAPVILPQVTTQR from the exons CATGGCTGACAAGAACAGCACCCTGAAATGCACGTTCTCTGCTCCTGGCCACAGCACCACTCTACTGCAGGGACTGGCCTCGCTCCGAGCTCAGGCTCAGCTGCTTGATGTCATCCTCACTATAAATAATGAAGTGTTTCAGGTTCATAAAGTTGTCTTGGCTGCCTGCAGTGACTATTTCAG GGCAATGTTCACAGGCGGGATGAGAGAAGCCAGCCAAGATGTGATCgaactgaaaggtgtatctgcaAAAGGACTGAAACACATAATAGACTTTGCGTACAGTGCTGAAGTGACTCTTGATCTTGACTGTATTCAGGATGTACTGGGAGCTGCTGTCTTCCTCCAGATGGTGCCTGTCGTGGAGCTCTGCGAAGAATTTCTGAAGTCTGCCATGAGCGTAGAAACGTGTCTCAATATCGGGCAGATGGCCACCACCTTTAGCCTCGCATCCTTGAAGGAATCAGTAGATGCATTCACTTTTAGGCATTTCCTCCAGATCTCTGAGGAAGAGGATTTCCTCCACCTGCCGCTGGAGCgccttgttttcttcttgcagagCAATAAGCTGAAAAGCTGCAGTGAAATAGACCTCTTCCGTGCTGCAGTCCGCTGGCTGCAATATGACCCAACCCGCCGTGCCAATGCCAGCCAGGTCCTCTGCCACATCCGCTTCCCACTGATGAAATCCTCGGAGCTGGTGGACAGCGTCCAGACCTTGGACATCATGGTGGAAGATGTCTTGTGCCGGCAATATTTGCTGGAAGCGTTCAATTACCAGATCCTGCCCTTTCGTCAGCATGAGATGCAGTCCCCTCGGACCACCATCCGCTCGGATGTCCTGTCCCTCATCACCTTTGGCGGCACTCCCTACACCGATAATGACCGCACTGTGAGCTGCAAAGTCTACTACCTGCCGGATGCCAGCGTGCGCCAGTTTAAGGAGCTCACGGAAATGGAGGTGGGCAGCAGCCACTCTTGTGTGGCTGTGCTTGACAACTTCGTCTACATCGTAGGAGGGCAGCACCTGCAGTACCGGAGTGGCGAGGGAGCTGTGGATATCTGCTACCGTTACGATCCGCACCTGAACCAGTGGCTGCGCATCCaggccatgcaggagagcaggatCCAGTTCCAGCTCAACGTCCTCCACGGTATGGTCTATGCCACTGGTGGGAGGAACCGGTCGGGGAGCTTGGCCTCCGTAGAGAAGTATTGCCCCAAAAATAATGAGTGGACTTACGTGTGCTCCCTGAAACGCAGGACGTGGGGGCATGCTGGAGCTACGGTAGGAGACAAATTATACATATCAGGTGGGTATGGCATTTCAGTGGAAGACAAAAAAGCCCTGCACTGTTATGACCCCGCCGCGGATCAGTGGGAGTTTAAAACCCCAATGAACGAACCCAGAGTTCTGCATGCCATGGTCAGTGCAAATAATAGGATTTACGCTCTGGGAGGCCGCATGGACCATGTTGACCGTTGTTTTGATGTTTTGGCTGTGGAATATTATGTGCCTGAAACAGACCAATGGACAACGGTGAGCCCTATGCGTGCAGGTCAGTCGGAAGCTGGCTGTTGTTtactagaaaaaaagatttatatcGTAGGAGGGTACAATTGGCATCTGAACAATGTTACAAGCATTGTGCAGGTGTATAACACAGAAACTGATGAATGGGAAAGGGACCTACATTTTCCAGAATCTTTTGCTGGGATAGCATGTGCTCCTGTTATACTACCGCAGGTAACGACCCAGAGATAA
- the KLHL26 gene encoding kelch-like protein 26 isoform X3, whose amino-acid sequence MAESGGAEFAAERPSRAMFTGGMREASQDVIELKGVSAKGLKHIIDFAYSAEVTLDLDCIQDVLGAAVFLQMVPVVELCEEFLKSAMSVETCLNIGQMATTFSLASLKESVDAFTFRHFLQISEEEDFLHLPLERLVFFLQSNKLKSCSEIDLFRAAVRWLQYDPTRRANASQVLCHIRFPLMKSSELVDSVQTLDIMVEDVLCRQYLLEAFNYQILPFRQHEMQSPRTTIRSDVLSLITFGGTPYTDNDRTVSCKVYYLPDASVRQFKELTEMEVGSSHSCVAVLDNFVYIVGGQHLQYRSGEGAVDICYRYDPHLNQWLRIQAMQESRIQFQLNVLHGMVYATGGRNRSGSLASVEKYCPKNNEWTYVCSLKRRTWGHAGATVGDKLYISGGYGISVEDKKALHCYDPAADQWEFKTPMNEPRVLHAMVSANNRIYALGGRMDHVDRCFDVLAVEYYVPETDQWTTVSPMRAGQSEAGCCLLEKKIYIVGGYNWHLNNVTSIVQVYNTETDEWERDLHFPESFAGIACAPVILPQVTTQR is encoded by the coding sequence GGCAATGTTCACAGGCGGGATGAGAGAAGCCAGCCAAGATGTGATCgaactgaaaggtgtatctgcaAAAGGACTGAAACACATAATAGACTTTGCGTACAGTGCTGAAGTGACTCTTGATCTTGACTGTATTCAGGATGTACTGGGAGCTGCTGTCTTCCTCCAGATGGTGCCTGTCGTGGAGCTCTGCGAAGAATTTCTGAAGTCTGCCATGAGCGTAGAAACGTGTCTCAATATCGGGCAGATGGCCACCACCTTTAGCCTCGCATCCTTGAAGGAATCAGTAGATGCATTCACTTTTAGGCATTTCCTCCAGATCTCTGAGGAAGAGGATTTCCTCCACCTGCCGCTGGAGCgccttgttttcttcttgcagagCAATAAGCTGAAAAGCTGCAGTGAAATAGACCTCTTCCGTGCTGCAGTCCGCTGGCTGCAATATGACCCAACCCGCCGTGCCAATGCCAGCCAGGTCCTCTGCCACATCCGCTTCCCACTGATGAAATCCTCGGAGCTGGTGGACAGCGTCCAGACCTTGGACATCATGGTGGAAGATGTCTTGTGCCGGCAATATTTGCTGGAAGCGTTCAATTACCAGATCCTGCCCTTTCGTCAGCATGAGATGCAGTCCCCTCGGACCACCATCCGCTCGGATGTCCTGTCCCTCATCACCTTTGGCGGCACTCCCTACACCGATAATGACCGCACTGTGAGCTGCAAAGTCTACTACCTGCCGGATGCCAGCGTGCGCCAGTTTAAGGAGCTCACGGAAATGGAGGTGGGCAGCAGCCACTCTTGTGTGGCTGTGCTTGACAACTTCGTCTACATCGTAGGAGGGCAGCACCTGCAGTACCGGAGTGGCGAGGGAGCTGTGGATATCTGCTACCGTTACGATCCGCACCTGAACCAGTGGCTGCGCATCCaggccatgcaggagagcaggatCCAGTTCCAGCTCAACGTCCTCCACGGTATGGTCTATGCCACTGGTGGGAGGAACCGGTCGGGGAGCTTGGCCTCCGTAGAGAAGTATTGCCCCAAAAATAATGAGTGGACTTACGTGTGCTCCCTGAAACGCAGGACGTGGGGGCATGCTGGAGCTACGGTAGGAGACAAATTATACATATCAGGTGGGTATGGCATTTCAGTGGAAGACAAAAAAGCCCTGCACTGTTATGACCCCGCCGCGGATCAGTGGGAGTTTAAAACCCCAATGAACGAACCCAGAGTTCTGCATGCCATGGTCAGTGCAAATAATAGGATTTACGCTCTGGGAGGCCGCATGGACCATGTTGACCGTTGTTTTGATGTTTTGGCTGTGGAATATTATGTGCCTGAAACAGACCAATGGACAACGGTGAGCCCTATGCGTGCAGGTCAGTCGGAAGCTGGCTGTTGTTtactagaaaaaaagatttatatcGTAGGAGGGTACAATTGGCATCTGAACAATGTTACAAGCATTGTGCAGGTGTATAACACAGAAACTGATGAATGGGAAAGGGACCTACATTTTCCAGAATCTTTTGCTGGGATAGCATGTGCTCCTGTTATACTACCGCAGGTAACGACCCAGAGATAA